The sequence CTAGAATTTATATAAATAATTTATTTTATTTGTTTAACAAAAGTATAATTATCGACCATAAAGAAAAATTTTACCTGCGCTTAATTCGTTAAAAAATAAACAATTAATATTTATTGTTTAGCGAAAGCCATAATTTTTCCAATTAGTTAACACCTTATTTTTTATACTCTTTGGATATGAATGTTGGAAACAGGCGGTCGTGGCATGCATTTTGCCATCGTACTGTTCCGCTAGCAGGCAATTAATAATTGCTTTACCGCCACAGCCTAGTATTTTATCTCCATGATTAAGATAAGGTACCATAGGAAATTCTTTAATGGCAGGGAAAATAAAATGATCTCTGGCTGGATGTGAACGGGTCGCCAGCGCCCAGACAACCTGATTGATATCACTAAAATCAATATCATTGCTAACTAATATAAGCTTGGGAATTAAGTAGCCGGCATGAGAGTTGAAAACCACTTGCGCAATCTGTGCTGCAAAATCGCTAGCATGGGTTTTCAGTGCGGCAAGTTTTACTATATCAATAGCAATCACCGCCCAACATGTTGCTGCTTCATAAGAACACCAGACAAAATCAACGGGTAACTTTGCCTGCTGCATAATTTCCAGCAACTAAGCAGAGATCATTGTTCCCCAAATCGTATGATTTTCATCTTTACTCTATTGAAAGGAACGATTTTCTATTGATCTACGGGTTTTAAATAGTATGGTTATAAATTAACAATCTGTAGCAATTTAATTTTATATTATAAATAAAATTTATAAAGTCATTAAGAACGCAAGAAAAATATATATTGTTAGTAGATTTATTATATTGCTGTATTAAAGAAATAAGAATAATGGCGATGATAATTATTATCGCTAATATCAAGATATTGGCTTTTACTTTCTCTAGTCTATTCTTATTAATAATAAGCCATTATTTATAAACTATGTTAGGTATGCATAATAAATATTTCCATTAGCTAAATCTATTGAATTTTTTTTTTGCAGTGATTTTTTTATTGTCATTTCAATAGCCTGTTTAATTGTGGGATTAGCTTGTATTAGTATTGTACCATTCTTATATAAATAGATGCTTACTCCCTGCGGTAACTGATAACAAAAGCAATATCCTTTTGTTATTAGTTCTATTTTACCTAAACCACATTTAGCTAAAAAATTACTAAAAGTATCAAAACAATATGGATATTTTAACATTATTTTTACCTCCTTGTGATATTTCTAACGTTATTTAATTTATAAAATATAAAAATTGTGATCTTTAATCAACATAATGATAATGGAAATATTAATTTCATGGATTCAATAAATAATATTAATCACTCGCGACCTAGATCTAATAAATAAAGTGATAATTAGCAAGGAAGCTTGATCAGTTATTTATTGCAACACTCTACCATTATTGTTATTAATTTGCTCAGGAGCTACTATATTTGGCTTTTTGTAATATATCGACATTAACCGATGGTGAGAATTTCAATATACAGAGTAAATGATTTGCTATATTTATTGGATTTAATAAAAATAAAAAATTATAAACGGTGATACAAAATTAGCATTTATCACCGTCAACACATATATTATTAATAACACAATACTATTTAATTAAGTGGTAAATACTAAGCAATGGTTATTTTTTTATTTAAGTAAACATCTTGCACTGCATTTATAAGGGCAATACCTTCTTTCATCGATTTTTTAAACGCTTTTCTGCCAAGAATTAATCCCATACCACCGGCTCGTTTATTGATAACTGCGGTACGAACTGACTCTTTTAGGTCATTTGAACCAGCAGCCCCGCCGGAATTAATTAACCCAGCTCGACCCATATAGCAATTTGCTAATTGATATCTCACCAAATCGATCGGATGATCGGTTGTCAAATAGCTATATACCCGTTCATCGGTATAACCAAAGCCAATAGCCTTAAAGCCACCATTATTTTCTGCCATTTTTTGTTTAATAATGTCAGCACCAATTGTTGCTGCTAAATGGTTTGCTTGGCCAGTAAGATCGGCACTAGTATGATAATCATTTTTCCCTTTTTGAAAGGCTGAATTGCGTAAATATGCCCATAGCACCGTCACCATACCCAGTTCGTGGGCGCGTTCAAAGGCAGCGGAAATTTCTTCAATCTGGCGTCGAGACTCCAGTGACCCATAGTAAATGGTGGCGCCAACCGCAACTGCACCCATGGCAAAAGCTTGCTCAACACTGGCATAAAGCGTTTGATCATATTGAGTTGGATAACTGAGTGTTTCATTGTGATTCAGTTTTACTAAAAAAGAAATTTTGTGCGCATAACGACGTGAAACTGCCGCTAAAACACCATAGGTAGAGGCGACGCAATTACATCCAGCTTCTATAGCCAGTTCAACAATATTTTTAGGATCAAAATAGAGTGGATTAGCGGCGAAAGAGGCCGCCGCTGAATGTTCGACGCCTTGATCTACTGGTAGAATTGAAAGGTAGCCACTACCCGCCAGTCTGCCGTGATCAAACAGGGTTTGCATTGAGCGTAAGACTGAGTTTGGGCGGTTATTATCTATCATGACGCGATCAATAAAATCGTTGCCGGGGAGGTATAATTTTTCTTGGGCGATGGTTTGGCAGCGATGTTGTAATAGACTGTCAGCTTCAGAGCCTAGCAATGTCTCGATATCGGTCATGATTTACTCCCGTTTATTGACGATGTGATTGATTGTTATCCATTATAGTTTGAAAAACAAGCTATATTGCTTTAGTTAAGAGAGGTGGATCGCTTCAGTTTAATGTTAGTTTTCAAGTTGCTGGTTAA is a genomic window of Arsenophonus apicola containing:
- a CDS encoding UbiD family decarboxylase domain-containing protein, with amino-acid sequence MQQAKLPVDFVWCSYEAATCWAVIAIDIVKLAALKTHASDFAAQIAQVVFNSHAGYLIPKLILVSNDIDFSDINQVVWALATRSHPARDHFIFPAIKEFPMVPYLNHGDKILGCGGKAIINCLLAEQYDGKMHATTACFQHSYPKSIKNKVLTNWKNYGFR
- the fbaB gene encoding class I fructose-bisphosphate aldolase, whose product is MTDIETLLGSEADSLLQHRCQTIAQEKLYLPGNDFIDRVMIDNNRPNSVLRSMQTLFDHGRLAGSGYLSILPVDQGVEHSAAASFAANPLYFDPKNIVELAIEAGCNCVASTYGVLAAVSRRYAHKISFLVKLNHNETLSYPTQYDQTLYASVEQAFAMGAVAVGATIYYGSLESRRQIEEISAAFERAHELGMVTVLWAYLRNSAFQKGKNDYHTSADLTGQANHLAATIGADIIKQKMAENNGGFKAIGFGYTDERVYSYLTTDHPIDLVRYQLANCYMGRAGLINSGGAAGSNDLKESVRTAVINKRAGGMGLILGRKAFKKSMKEGIALINAVQDVYLNKKITIA